The following proteins are encoded in a genomic region of uncultured Vibrio sp.:
- the gorA gene encoding glutathione-disulfide reductase, producing MATHFDYICIGGGSGGIASANRAAMYGAKVALIEAQDLGGTCVNVGCVPKKVMWHGAQIAEAMNLYAEDYGFDVDVKGFDWSKLVESRQAYIGRIHQSYDRVLGNNKVNVIKGFAKFVDEKTVEVNGEHYTADHILIAVGGRPTIPNIPGAEYGIDSNGFFDLAEQPKRVAVVGAGYIAVEIAGVLHALGTETHLFVRKESPLRSFDPMIIETLVEVMDAEGPKLHTYSVPKEIVKEADGTLTLHLENGESQNVDQLIWAIGRHPTTDAINLASTGVATNDKGYIKVDEYQETNVKGIYCVGDIMEGGIELTPVAVKAGRQLSERLFNNKPNAKMDYDLVPTVVFSHPPIGTIGLTEPEAIAKYGEDNVKVYTSGFTAMYTAVTKHRQPCKMKLVCAGEDETVVGLHGIGFTVDEMIQGFGVAMKMGATKADFDSVVAIHPTGSEEFVTMR from the coding sequence ATGGCGACTCATTTTGACTATATCTGTATCGGTGGCGGCAGTGGCGGCATCGCATCTGCAAACCGTGCAGCCATGTACGGCGCGAAAGTAGCGCTGATTGAAGCACAAGACCTTGGTGGCACCTGTGTAAACGTAGGTTGTGTACCAAAGAAAGTGATGTGGCATGGCGCACAAATCGCAGAAGCAATGAACCTGTACGCGGAAGATTACGGGTTTGATGTCGACGTAAAAGGTTTCGACTGGAGCAAACTGGTAGAGAGTCGTCAGGCGTACATTGGTCGTATCCACCAATCTTACGACCGTGTTCTAGGCAACAACAAAGTAAATGTCATTAAAGGCTTCGCTAAGTTTGTTGACGAAAAAACCGTTGAAGTAAACGGTGAACACTACACTGCCGATCACATCCTGATCGCTGTTGGTGGCCGTCCAACCATTCCAAACATCCCGGGCGCAGAATACGGCATCGATTCAAACGGCTTCTTCGACCTGGCTGAGCAACCCAAACGTGTTGCGGTTGTTGGTGCAGGCTACATCGCGGTTGAAATCGCAGGCGTACTACACGCACTAGGCACAGAAACACACCTGTTCGTACGTAAAGAATCGCCACTACGTAGCTTCGATCCAATGATCATCGAGACGTTGGTTGAAGTGATGGACGCTGAAGGTCCAAAACTGCACACCTATTCTGTACCAAAAGAAATCGTCAAAGAAGCAGATGGCACCCTGACTCTGCACCTGGAAAATGGTGAAAGCCAAAATGTTGATCAGCTAATCTGGGCAATCGGCCGTCACCCAACGACAGACGCCATCAATCTGGCTTCAACAGGCGTTGCAACCAATGACAAAGGCTACATCAAGGTAGACGAATACCAAGAAACTAACGTGAAAGGCATCTACTGTGTAGGTGACATCATGGAAGGCGGTATTGAGCTAACGCCAGTAGCGGTTAAAGCAGGTCGTCAGCTTTCTGAGCGTTTGTTCAACAACAAGCCAAACGCAAAAATGGATTACGACCTGGTTCCGACTGTCGTATTCAGCCACCCACCAATCGGTACCATCGGCCTGACTGAGCCAGAAGCGATTGCGAAGTACGGCGAAGACAACGTGAAAGTGTACACATCAGGCTTCACAGCAATGTACACCGCGGTAACAAAACACCGTCAACCATGTAAGATGAAACTGGTATGTGCTGGCGAAGACGAAACTGTCGTTGGTCTACACGGCATCGGCTTCACGGTAGACGAAATGATTCAGGGCTTTGGCGTAGCAATGAAGATGGGTGCAACTAAAGCAGACTTCGACTCTGTTGTAGCAATCCACCCAACGGGCTCGGAAGAGTTCGTTACTATGCGTTAA